The proteins below come from a single Armatimonadota bacterium genomic window:
- a CDS encoding MATE family efflux transporter, with protein MSDSPPNSTEDLYEPVSLEVDAARAMLPPALRTQEVVSWQAIARDVWSISIPAVTTNLLQTTNAFLDRMFVGRLGRDALAAVGVAGQGMFLLMAISFIVGTGATALVARFVGAQVLDDARKTLRQSLTLSALMGTVCMVAGYLLAKPAFGLMGMEPSAERATVTFFSIALLGVVPLFVGQALGAVFRGMGDMRTPLKVMVVVNAVHIVLDFGLIFGVGPFPRLGLVGAATALSTSQWLGVALFWFALRRHPVMGEAVRFQRLQAAWAKRIVNIGAPASLQALLRITSMLGYTRILSATPEGTAALAALPIGMTAESIAFMPGLGYSMAATALVGQSLGAKRTDVASRYAWMATAQACAIMTTMGIVFYVLAYPFAHWFTRDVLVVEVAADYLRINAYSEPFLALAMVLSGAFQGAGDTRTPTWVTFVTMWLFRLPLAYLLALTLDYGTHGAWWAMAASVIASGLLTALLFQRGAWKRVKV; from the coding sequence ATGTCAGATTCACCGCCAAACAGCACAGAAGATCTATACGAGCCTGTCTCACTGGAAGTAGATGCAGCCCGCGCGATGTTGCCGCCTGCCCTGCGTACGCAGGAGGTCGTCTCGTGGCAGGCGATTGCTCGCGATGTGTGGAGCATCAGCATCCCGGCGGTGACCACCAACCTGTTGCAAACAACCAACGCCTTTCTGGACCGCATGTTCGTCGGGCGTTTAGGACGAGACGCGCTGGCGGCGGTAGGTGTAGCAGGACAGGGCATGTTCCTGTTGATGGCGATTTCTTTTATCGTGGGCACAGGGGCTACTGCGCTGGTTGCCCGGTTCGTAGGCGCACAGGTACTGGACGATGCCCGCAAGACGCTGCGGCAGTCGCTTACTCTCAGCGCGCTGATGGGCACGGTGTGCATGGTGGCGGGGTATCTGCTGGCGAAGCCCGCGTTTGGCTTGATGGGCATGGAACCTTCCGCTGAGCGTGCTACCGTGACTTTTTTCTCCATCGCACTGTTGGGCGTTGTACCGTTGTTTGTGGGACAGGCGTTAGGAGCGGTCTTTCGCGGCATGGGCGATATGCGCACACCGTTGAAAGTGATGGTGGTGGTCAACGCAGTGCATATTGTGCTGGATTTCGGGTTGATTTTCGGCGTGGGTCCGTTTCCTCGTCTGGGTCTTGTCGGAGCAGCCACCGCGCTGAGCACCTCGCAGTGGCTTGGAGTAGCCCTGTTCTGGTTTGCCCTGCGCAGGCACCCGGTGATGGGCGAGGCGGTACGCTTCCAGCGGCTGCAAGCTGCATGGGCAAAGCGTATCGTCAATATCGGTGCGCCAGCTTCGTTGCAAGCGCTGTTGCGTATCACCAGTATGCTGGGCTACACACGCATTCTCTCCGCTACCCCAGAGGGGACCGCCGCCCTCGCCGCCTTGCCCATTGGCATGACTGCCGAGTCCATCGCCTTTATGCCCGGGCTGGGCTACAGTATGGCGGCGACCGCGCTGGTGGGACAAAGCCTGGGGGCGAAGCGCACCGATGTTGCCTCACGCTACGCATGGATGGCGACCGCGCAAGCCTGTGCGATCATGACTACGATGGGTATCGTGTTCTACGTGCTTGCCTATCCTTTCGCTCACTGGTTCACGCGGGACGTGCTGGTGGTAGAGGTAGCTGCCGACTACTTGCGGATTAACGCCTATAGCGAGCCATTCCTTGCTCTCGCGATGGTATTGTCAGGAGCGTTTCAAGGGGCAGGAGATACCCGCACGCCCACGTGGGTCACCTTCGTCACGATGTGGCTGTTCCGGTTACCGTTGGCTTATCTGCTGGCGTTAACGCTGGACTACGGTACGCACGGTGCGTGGTGGGCGATGGCAGCGTCGGTAATTGCCTCCGGCTTGCTGACCGCCCTGCTTTTCCAGCGAGGGGCGTGGAAAAGGGTGAAGGTCTGA
- a CDS encoding serine protease — protein sequence MMAPQPRAWVLTLMVLFSVALGAFLGTAFQRPGVTLAQGMTRTVSTATAVSKAEALSAAEAMESAFVRVAEEVSPAVVTIYARRNVTRPSLRFDIPDDLPFPFEFRRGSRAPETVPIPTRGVGSGVIVRSDGYILTNDHVVAGADRVEVVLSDGRRLEGKVMRDFRSDIAVVKVNATGLPTAKLGDSDTVRVGQWAIALGSPFDKQNSMTVGVVSALGRREAIGSITQGQRYYPNLIQTDASINPGNSGGPLLNIRGEVIGINTAIESPTGSFAGIGFAVPINTARFVMEQLITRGKVVRGFFGVMPADVTPEDAQRLKVKQGALITSVTEGSPAAQAGIQVEDVVVEYNGKPVRGEVDFRDMVARTEPGTVVPVKIVRNGREMTLRVKVGEAPEVDEQTRQREQPQESGRKLGISIERLTPELAERYKLPRSTQGVVITEVVPGSAADDAGLAVGDVILQVDGQRVTSVEEVHRIVSGHKSGDTVIFIVRSNTDEGAITRRVRVEVP from the coding sequence ATGATGGCTCCACAGCCAAGGGCGTGGGTGCTTACTTTGATGGTTCTGTTCAGCGTGGCGCTAGGAGCGTTCCTGGGAACCGCCTTTCAAAGACCGGGGGTAACGCTGGCGCAGGGCATGACACGTACCGTTTCAACTGCAACTGCTGTATCTAAAGCAGAGGCGCTTAGCGCGGCAGAGGCGATGGAAAGCGCGTTCGTGCGGGTAGCGGAAGAAGTATCACCGGCGGTGGTCACTATCTATGCCCGCAGAAACGTCACCCGCCCCAGCCTGCGCTTTGACATACCAGACGATCTTCCGTTCCCATTCGAGTTCCGGCGAGGTAGTCGTGCGCCCGAAACCGTGCCTATTCCCACGCGGGGAGTAGGTTCCGGCGTCATTGTGCGTAGCGACGGCTATATCCTGACCAATGACCACGTGGTTGCCGGCGCGGATCGCGTGGAGGTCGTACTCAGCGATGGGCGCAGGCTGGAAGGCAAAGTGATGCGCGACTTCCGCAGCGACATCGCGGTGGTGAAGGTGAACGCTACCGGCTTGCCGACCGCCAAGCTAGGCGATTCGGACACGGTGCGTGTGGGACAGTGGGCCATCGCGCTGGGTAGTCCCTTCGATAAACAGAACTCGATGACCGTTGGCGTGGTGAGCGCCTTGGGGCGCCGTGAGGCTATCGGGAGCATCACGCAAGGACAGCGTTACTACCCGAACCTCATCCAGACAGACGCCTCTATCAACCCGGGCAACTCGGGTGGTCCACTGTTGAACATTCGCGGCGAGGTTATCGGCATCAACACCGCCATCGAGTCGCCCACAGGCAGCTTCGCAGGCATCGGCTTCGCCGTGCCGATTAACACCGCCCGTTTCGTGATGGAGCAGCTGATTACGCGCGGTAAGGTGGTGCGCGGCTTCTTCGGCGTCATGCCTGCCGACGTCACACCTGAGGACGCACAACGACTGAAGGTGAAGCAGGGTGCGCTGATTACCTCGGTCACGGAAGGCTCACCGGCGGCGCAGGCGGGCATTCAGGTAGAGGACGTGGTGGTAGAGTACAATGGCAAGCCGGTGCGGGGTGAGGTGGACTTCCGCGATATGGTGGCGCGCACCGAGCCGGGCACTGTCGTGCCGGTGAAAATCGTGCGCAACGGGCGTGAGATGACCCTGCGCGTGAAGGTGGGCGAAGCGCCGGAGGTAGATGAGCAGACGCGCCAGCGGGAGCAGCCGCAGGAGAGCGGCCGCAAGCTGGGCATCAGCATCGAGAGGCTCACCCCTGAACTGGCGGAGCGTTACAAGCTGCCACGCAGCACGCAGGGCGTGGTGATTACCGAGGTCGTGCCCGGAAGCGCGGCGGACGATGCGGGACTGGCTGTCGGCGACGTGATTCTGCAGGTGGATGGACAGCGGGTGACCAGCGTGGAGGAAGTGCACCGCATCGTCTCAGGGCACAAGTCGGGCGATACGGTGATATTCATCGTGCGTAGCAACACCGACGAAGGCGCCATCACTCGCCGCGTGCGCGTGGAAGTGCCTTAA
- the uvrA gene encoding UvrABC system protein A, whose product MPQDKIIVRGARQHNLKNITVEIPRDKLVVITGISGSGKSSLAFDTIYAEGQRRYVESLSAYARQFLGQMDKPDVDDIIGLSPAVSIDQKSTSKNPRSTVATVTEIYDHLRLLYARIGIPHCPQCGCEITQQTVEQVVDTILALPEGTRLQILAPIVRGRKGEYRKEMEDARKAGYNRLRVDGEPIDLSEQPIPTLDRYKIHHIEVVVDRIIVRPGIEKRLADSVETAMRMGQGVVIAQIIDGEELVFSENFACAECGISLPEIEPRSFSFNSPYGACPECHGLGFKTEFDPALIVPDPSKSIAEGAIEPFAGKDGLMPYYEGLLRGVAQKLGFTLHTPLNRLNEKQWHDLFYGVEGNVTVTFRNRWGRTRYFDSEFEGIIAMLQRRYNETESENVREWLQRYMSDKPCPKCKGLRLKDESLAVTVGGLNIAQLTALSVEKAQRFFDQLPLQLTERQRHIAHQLLREIQTRLGFLLDVGLGYLTLDRPAATLAGGEAQRIRLATQIGSGLMGVLYILDEPSIGLHQRDNQKLIHTLLHLRDLGNTIIVVEHDEETIRTADHIIDIGPGAGEHGGYIVAQGTVEDIIACEQSVTGQYLSGKRKIPVPLIRRQPGDRWLTIRGARQHNLKNITVRIPLGLFVCVTGVSGSGKSTLIQETLYPRLMYHVYGSHPLWGAHDGVDGIEYIDKVVDIDQSPIGRTPRSNPATYTGVFDMIRELFASTQDARVRGYKPGRFSFNVKGGRCEACKGDGIIKIEMHFLPDVYVPCEVCKGKRYNRETLEVKYKGKSIADVLDMTVEEALDFFKAIPPIARKLQTLHDVGLDYMKLGQPATTLSGGEAQRVKLATELSKRGTGRTLYILDEPTTGLHFADIEKLLNVLHRLVDNGNTVIVIEHNLDVIKTADWIIDLGPEGGAEGGYVVAEGPPEQVAQVEASYTGQFLRRILGMEERMREALQV is encoded by the coding sequence ATGCCTCAGGACAAGATTATCGTTCGTGGCGCACGTCAGCATAACCTGAAGAATATTACCGTCGAGATCCCGCGCGATAAGCTGGTGGTCATTACTGGTATCTCGGGCTCGGGCAAGTCCAGCTTAGCGTTTGACACCATCTACGCCGAGGGACAGCGCCGATACGTGGAATCGCTCTCCGCCTACGCCCGCCAGTTCCTCGGACAAATGGACAAGCCCGATGTGGACGACATCATCGGTCTGTCGCCAGCGGTTTCTATTGACCAGAAGTCTACTAGCAAGAACCCACGCTCGACGGTAGCCACTGTCACCGAGATTTACGACCACTTGCGCCTGCTGTACGCCCGAATCGGCATCCCACACTGTCCCCAGTGCGGGTGTGAAATTACCCAGCAGACGGTGGAGCAGGTGGTGGATACCATCCTTGCCCTGCCGGAGGGCACGCGCCTGCAGATTCTCGCCCCTATCGTGCGCGGACGCAAAGGCGAATACCGCAAGGAGATGGAGGATGCACGCAAGGCGGGCTACAACCGTCTGCGTGTGGACGGCGAGCCGATAGACCTGAGCGAACAGCCCATCCCCACGCTCGACCGCTACAAGATTCATCACATCGAGGTGGTGGTAGACCGCATCATCGTGCGCCCGGGCATCGAGAAGCGGCTCGCCGATTCGGTGGAGACAGCGATGCGCATGGGGCAAGGAGTGGTTATCGCACAGATTATAGACGGCGAGGAGCTGGTCTTCTCGGAGAACTTCGCCTGCGCGGAGTGCGGCATTAGCCTGCCGGAGATTGAACCGCGCAGCTTCTCCTTCAACAGTCCTTACGGCGCCTGCCCGGAGTGCCACGGGTTAGGTTTCAAGACCGAGTTTGACCCCGCACTCATCGTGCCCGACCCCAGCAAGAGCATCGCCGAGGGCGCGATTGAACCCTTTGCGGGCAAAGATGGCTTGATGCCCTACTACGAAGGACTCCTGCGCGGGGTGGCACAAAAGTTGGGTTTCACCCTCCACACGCCTCTCAACCGGTTGAACGAAAAGCAATGGCACGACCTGTTCTACGGCGTGGAAGGCAATGTCACCGTCACCTTCCGCAACCGCTGGGGGCGTACGCGCTACTTCGACAGCGAGTTCGAAGGCATTATCGCCATGCTGCAGCGACGCTACAACGAGACCGAGTCCGAAAACGTGCGCGAGTGGCTGCAACGCTACATGTCGGATAAACCGTGCCCGAAATGCAAAGGGTTGCGCCTGAAGGACGAGAGCCTGGCGGTGACGGTGGGAGGACTGAATATCGCGCAGCTGACCGCGCTGTCGGTGGAGAAAGCGCAACGCTTTTTCGATCAGCTGCCCCTCCAGCTGACCGAGCGTCAGCGGCACATCGCGCACCAGCTGCTGCGCGAAATCCAGACCCGATTAGGCTTCCTGCTGGATGTGGGGCTGGGGTATCTGACCTTAGACCGCCCCGCGGCGACGCTGGCAGGCGGCGAGGCGCAGCGTATCCGTCTTGCCACGCAGATCGGCAGTGGTTTGATGGGCGTGCTGTACATTCTGGACGAGCCCAGCATCGGTTTACACCAGCGCGATAACCAGAAGCTGATTCACACCCTGCTACACCTGCGCGACCTGGGTAACACCATCATCGTGGTGGAACATGACGAAGAGACCATCCGCACCGCTGACCACATTATCGACATCGGTCCGGGCGCGGGCGAACACGGCGGTTACATCGTCGCGCAGGGTACGGTGGAGGACATCATCGCCTGCGAGCAGTCCGTCACCGGGCAGTATCTGAGCGGTAAACGCAAGATACCCGTGCCGCTCATCCGCCGCCAACCGGGCGACCGTTGGTTAACCATTCGCGGCGCGCGCCAACACAACCTCAAGAACATCACCGTACGTATCCCGCTGGGGCTGTTCGTGTGCGTGACGGGCGTTTCCGGCTCTGGCAAATCCACACTGATTCAGGAGACCCTCTATCCGCGCCTCATGTACCATGTGTACGGCTCGCATCCGCTGTGGGGCGCGCACGACGGCGTAGACGGCATCGAATATATTGATAAGGTAGTGGACATCGACCAGTCGCCCATCGGACGCACGCCGCGCTCCAACCCTGCTACCTACACGGGCGTGTTCGATATGATTCGCGAGCTGTTCGCCAGCACGCAGGATGCCCGCGTGCGCGGTTATAAGCCGGGGCGGTTCAGCTTCAACGTGAAGGGTGGGCGTTGTGAGGCGTGCAAGGGTGACGGCATTATCAAAATAGAGATGCACTTCCTGCCTGACGTGTATGTGCCCTGCGAGGTATGTAAAGGCAAGCGCTACAACCGCGAGACGTTGGAAGTAAAGTATAAAGGCAAGTCTATCGCCGATGTGCTGGACATGACAGTGGAGGAGGCGCTAGATTTCTTCAAAGCCATCCCACCCATCGCCCGCAAACTGCAGACCCTGCACGACGTTGGGCTGGACTACATGAAGCTGGGACAACCAGCCACCACGCTATCGGGCGGTGAGGCACAGCGCGTGAAGCTGGCTACCGAGCTCTCCAAGCGCGGCACGGGCAGGACGCTGTACATTCTGGATGAGCCCACCACCGGATTGCACTTCGCGGATATCGAGAAACTACTGAACGTGCTGCACCGCCTGGTGGACAACGGCAATACGGTCATTGTGATTGAACACAATCTGGACGTGATTAAGACCGCTGACTGGATTATCGACCTCGGTCCTGAAGGGGGCGCAGAGGGCGGTTATGTAGTGGCAGAGGGACCCCCCGAACAGGTAGCACAGGTGGAAGCCAGCTACACAGGTCAGTTCCTGCGCAGGATACTAGGCATGGAGGAGAGGATGCGGGAAGCGCTACAGGTGTAA
- a CDS encoding methylthioadenosine phosphorylase: MLALIGGTGMGELPGFTVERKRVLCTRYGEATVLEGRLNNIPLVFLPRHGEGHTLPPHRINYRANMLALQQCGVTRIIATAAVGSLNPTMKPGDFVLISDFIDFTRERPLTIFDRPGEVVHTDFTHAYCPEIRHVLERTAESLDVPVHFGGTYLCADGPRYETPAEIRMFAHWGADVVGMTGVPEVVFARELRMCYATVAIVTNWAAGISPSRLSHEEVVAIMASQRPLLLQWLSHAFSEIPEETCALCAA, from the coding sequence ATGCTCGCGCTGATTGGCGGCACCGGCATGGGCGAGTTGCCAGGCTTTACGGTAGAGCGCAAGCGCGTGTTATGTACCCGCTACGGCGAGGCGACGGTGCTGGAAGGGCGTCTGAACAACATCCCGCTGGTTTTCCTCCCGCGACACGGTGAAGGGCATACCTTACCCCCACACCGCATCAACTACCGCGCGAACATGCTGGCGTTACAACAGTGCGGTGTAACACGCATCATTGCGACAGCAGCGGTAGGCTCGCTGAATCCGACAATGAAGCCGGGCGACTTTGTGCTCATCAGCGACTTCATCGATTTCACGCGCGAGCGACCGCTCACCATCTTTGACCGCCCGGGGGAGGTAGTGCATACCGATTTCACACACGCTTACTGCCCCGAGATCAGACATGTTCTGGAGCGCACCGCCGAATCGCTGGATGTGCCGGTGCACTTCGGTGGAACCTATCTGTGCGCAGATGGGCCACGCTACGAGACCCCTGCCGAAATCCGTATGTTCGCCCACTGGGGGGCGGATGTGGTGGGCATGACGGGCGTGCCGGAGGTAGTGTTTGCCCGCGAACTGCGTATGTGCTACGCGACGGTTGCCATCGTCACCAACTGGGCGGCTGGCATCAGCCCTTCACGCCTGTCGCACGAAGAGGTGGTGGCCATCATGGCGAGCCAACGTCCCCTGTTACTGCAATGGCTTAGCCACGCCTTCAGTGAGATTCCTGAAGAAACGTGTGCTTTATGCGCCGCATAG
- a CDS encoding 1-acyl-sn-glycerol-3-phosphate acyltransferase translates to MERTHLPRVLVWTGQVMVDRLICWSVRSHFRAVYARVLHPPEAHRSTILFANHHYWWDGYLCYLLGKTWRLPMTLWMEEWRWFPPFWALGALPYPKGDTVTRASSLRRTVRRMQHPPHLLLLFPEGVIHSGYHLLPFGRSLHWLAQKIPDVQLLPAAIAVTATTYQYPRAFIHVDTPFECAERAPDRWLAEAQNRIAQLVHALREEAECCDTPEKAFQAGFQLLIRGKPSVNERWWARMMP, encoded by the coding sequence ATGGAAAGGACGCACTTACCGCGTGTGTTAGTCTGGACAGGTCAGGTCATGGTAGACAGGCTCATCTGCTGGAGTGTGCGTTCACACTTCCGAGCCGTGTATGCACGTGTGCTCCATCCGCCTGAAGCGCATCGTTCCACCATCTTGTTCGCGAACCACCACTACTGGTGGGATGGCTATTTATGCTATCTGTTGGGCAAAACATGGCGATTGCCCATGACGCTGTGGATGGAAGAATGGAGGTGGTTCCCGCCATTCTGGGCGCTGGGTGCACTGCCCTACCCAAAGGGTGATACGGTGACCCGGGCGAGTAGCCTGCGTCGTACCGTGCGCAGGATGCAACATCCGCCGCACCTGTTGCTGTTGTTTCCAGAAGGGGTGATCCACTCGGGATACCACTTATTGCCTTTTGGCAGGTCGTTACACTGGTTGGCTCAGAAGATACCTGATGTGCAGTTATTGCCAGCAGCGATAGCCGTCACCGCGACGACCTACCAGTATCCTCGCGCTTTTATCCATGTGGACACCCCTTTCGAGTGTGCCGAAAGGGCGCCCGACAGGTGGTTGGCAGAGGCGCAAAATCGTATCGCCCAATTAGTCCATGCCCTGCGTGAGGAGGCAGAATGTTGCGACACCCCTGAGAAGGCTTTTCAGGCGGGGTTCCAGTTGCTGATAAGGGGTAAGCCGTCAGTGAACGAACGATGGTGGGCAAGGATGATGCCATGA
- the crtB gene encoding phytoene synthase, whose protein sequence is MMESHLVADYRYCQAVQRRFGKSYYFATRFFPPDLRPHVHALYAFVRLPDQWVDEPNSTSTEKIARYIDEYKRTLQRALAGQWVEEPVLRAFAHTARLFAIPERYIHDFLNSMRQDLYRHRYRTYSELQEYMWGSAAVVGAMMLCLFRCHHERLLPPATRMGEAMQMTNFLRDVGEDWQRGRIYLPQEDMERFGVSVQDIAEGRLSEPVIRLLRFEIERTRKLYAEAERGIPLLPCEYRYPVLLGSRLYARILDRIESNRYDVFRQRAHTSLLEKMQIAWQCRQEISKQKPLSRWERGSR, encoded by the coding sequence ATGATGGAATCTCATCTCGTTGCAGATTATCGCTACTGCCAGGCGGTACAGCGACGCTTTGGCAAAAGCTACTATTTTGCTACTCGCTTCTTCCCACCTGACCTGCGTCCTCATGTGCACGCGCTCTATGCATTCGTACGCCTGCCCGACCAGTGGGTGGACGAACCGAACAGTACAAGCACCGAGAAAATCGCCCGCTACATCGACGAATACAAACGAACCCTGCAGCGCGCCCTTGCCGGGCAATGGGTGGAGGAACCGGTGCTGCGTGCCTTTGCGCACACCGCCAGACTGTTCGCGATTCCTGAAAGGTACATACACGACTTCCTGAACTCCATGCGCCAGGACCTGTATCGCCACCGCTACCGCACCTATTCCGAACTGCAAGAGTATATGTGGGGTAGTGCGGCGGTAGTGGGGGCGATGATGCTGTGCCTGTTCCGTTGTCATCACGAGAGGCTCTTACCCCCCGCTACACGCATGGGTGAGGCAATGCAGATGACCAACTTCCTGCGCGATGTGGGCGAAGACTGGCAAAGAGGCAGGATTTACCTCCCGCAGGAGGACATGGAACGTTTCGGAGTCTCTGTGCAAGACATCGCAGAGGGCAGGCTCTCGGAACCGGTGATCCGTTTGCTGCGCTTCGAGATAGAGCGCACGCGTAAACTGTATGCCGAAGCAGAAAGAGGCATCCCCCTGCTCCCCTGTGAATACCGCTATCCCGTGCTGTTGGGCAGTCGTCTCTATGCCCGCATTCTAGATCGGATCGAAAGCAACCGCTACGACGTTTTTCGACAAAGAGCGCATACCAGTCTGCTGGAGAAGATGCAGATTGCGTGGCAGTGCCGCCAGGAGATATCCAAACAGAAACCCCTCTCCCGGTGGGAGAGGGGTTCGAGGTAA
- the nuoB gene encoding NADH-quinone oxidoreductase subunit B gives MAKRTVEIAAHDSTTPQIPGVQQQGNILLAKLEDLVRWGRVNSLWPLTFGLACCAIEMMSTVSARFDISRFGSEVFRPSPRQADVMIVAGRVSKKMGPVLRQLYDQMPNPKWVISMGACASCGGVFNNYAILQGVDQIVPVDVYVPGCPPSPDALLYGLLQLQRKIRQQHRGMIIELAPLKREEVATG, from the coding sequence ATGGCGAAACGCACTGTGGAAATAGCTGCGCATGATTCGACAACGCCGCAGATACCCGGTGTGCAACAACAGGGAAACATCCTGCTGGCGAAGCTGGAGGACCTGGTGCGGTGGGGCAGGGTGAACAGCCTGTGGCCCCTTACCTTTGGGCTGGCGTGCTGCGCTATCGAGATGATGTCTACGGTCTCGGCGCGGTTTGACATTTCGCGGTTCGGCTCGGAGGTATTCCGTCCCAGCCCGCGACAGGCGGACGTGATGATTGTGGCGGGGCGAGTCTCCAAAAAGATGGGTCCCGTGCTACGCCAGCTGTACGACCAGATGCCCAACCCCAAGTGGGTCATCTCGATGGGGGCGTGTGCTTCCTGTGGCGGGGTGTTTAACAACTACGCGATTCTGCAGGGAGTAGACCAGATTGTGCCGGTAGATGTTTACGTGCCCGGCTGCCCTCCATCGCCGGACGCGCTGCTGTACGGTCTGCTGCAGTTGCAGCGCAAGATTCGCCAACAACATCGGGGGATGATTATCGAACTGGCTCCCCTGAAGCGTGAGGAGGTCGCTACCGGATGA
- the nuoI gene encoding NADH-quinone oxidoreductase subunit I, with amino-acid sequence MITQVAKRFVKTVLPLAQGLSITFRHQPPFQEPITVEYPEQKRPMYPRTRWRHVLRRYDNGLERCIGCSLCAGACPARCIYVEAAENTDEQRYSPGERYARRYEINMLRCIFCGYCQEACPTGAIVLRDDYELADYHRSDFIYTKEMLLEPIPAPEEE; translated from the coding sequence ATGATTACCCAGGTTGCGAAGCGATTTGTGAAGACGGTGCTTCCTCTGGCTCAGGGGTTAAGCATCACCTTCCGACATCAGCCCCCATTCCAGGAACCGATTACGGTGGAGTACCCCGAGCAGAAACGCCCCATGTATCCGCGTACGCGCTGGCGCCATGTGCTGAGGCGTTACGATAACGGGCTGGAGCGGTGCATCGGCTGTTCGCTGTGCGCGGGGGCTTGCCCGGCGCGTTGCATCTACGTGGAAGCCGCCGAGAACACCGATGAGCAACGCTACTCGCCCGGCGAGCGCTACGCCAGGCGCTACGAAATCAACATGTTGCGCTGTATCTTCTGCGGATACTGCCAAGAGGCATGTCCGACAGGCGCCATCGTGCTGCGTGATGACTACGAGCTTGCCGATTACCACCGCAGTGACTTCATCTACACCAAAGAGATGCTCTTAGAGCCAATACCTGCCCCTGAAGAGGAATGA
- a CDS encoding glycosyl transferase family 2, which translates to MIAQWVMPILLVQCVILLANLWHWKRRRVLPIAGSTHHLPKLSVLIPVRNERHRLPRLVCSLRQQQYTPLQIILCDDGSDDGSTEWLRDNLPMYPEGQMCWFTAPPKPDGWVGKNWACYQLAVRAEGDWLLFLDADLLLHEKSLASIAQTIADIGENPSCMLTAIPALRARNLPIGLLKAMVPFSVFTLLPLHFAERHPHPAFAFANGQVVAFPQAYYLQIQPHQQVHSAILEDVQLARVVKATKGRVWIMDGRRLFEVSMYDSFAQAVDGFSKNAVAICGSVSGAIAVSIALAAVYLLPLAEALLTGVTVWHIAHYTLGSVLFSLSGWMAGLPLWYGLLFPIGVCIGEGVLWRSIGWYQRGEVRWKGRTYRVC; encoded by the coding sequence ATGATAGCGCAGTGGGTAATGCCCATCCTGCTGGTTCAATGTGTCATCTTGCTGGCAAACTTGTGGCACTGGAAACGGCGAAGAGTGCTACCCATTGCGGGTTCAACGCACCATTTACCCAAGCTGAGTGTCTTGATACCCGTACGCAACGAACGGCATCGGTTACCCCGCCTAGTATGCAGTTTACGCCAGCAGCAGTATACACCGCTGCAGATTATCCTGTGCGACGACGGCTCGGATGACGGCAGCACCGAATGGCTCCGCGACAATCTGCCCATGTATCCCGAGGGCCAAATGTGCTGGTTCACCGCCCCCCCGAAACCCGACGGCTGGGTGGGCAAAAACTGGGCATGCTACCAGCTGGCAGTACGGGCGGAGGGCGATTGGCTGCTTTTTCTGGATGCTGACCTGCTGTTGCACGAAAAGAGCCTGGCCTCTATAGCACAAACCATAGCCGATATTGGTGAGAACCCATCCTGTATGCTCACCGCGATACCTGCTTTGCGTGCTCGCAACCTGCCGATCGGTTTGTTGAAGGCGATGGTGCCCTTTTCGGTGTTCACTCTGCTCCCTTTACACTTTGCGGAGCGGCATCCGCACCCCGCCTTCGCCTTCGCGAATGGACAGGTTGTTGCCTTTCCGCAAGCCTACTACTTGCAGATACAACCCCATCAGCAGGTACACTCCGCCATCCTGGAGGATGTGCAGCTGGCTCGCGTGGTGAAAGCCACAAAGGGGCGCGTCTGGATTATGGATGGACGCAGGCTCTTTGAGGTCAGCATGTACGACAGTTTCGCACAAGCCGTAGACGGTTTTTCCAAAAATGCCGTGGCAATATGCGGCTCGGTATCGGGAGCGATAGCCGTATCCATCGCTCTGGCGGCAGTATATCTGCTGCCGTTGGCGGAGGCACTGTTGACAGGGGTAACGGTTTGGCACATAGCACATTATACACTGGGGAGCGTGTTATTCAGCCTGTCGGGCTGGATGGCGGGACTGCCACTGTGGTACGGCTTGTTGTTCCCCATCGGGGTGTGCATTGGGGAAGGGGTGCTCTGGCGTTCCATCGGGTGGTACCAGCGAGGAGAGGTACGATGGAAAGGACGCACTTACCGCGTGTGTTAG